In Oryza sativa Japonica Group chromosome 8, ASM3414082v1, the sequence ACAGCTGCACGAAGATTAAGATGATCATGTATGCATGCGTCGCCGGCAACACATTCTGTGCACAGAGAAAAACTTGGACAAGAACATGCCAACAGCTAGCCCATCAGCCGGcgatcaccgccggcgaccggcctTGCCGCACCGGACGCTCAGCCAAcgatcatcggcggcggcgtcgccggagcaACCAGCATGAGGTGCGCCGCCGGGTGCAGCCTGAACACCAGGCCGCCGGCGCACCCGACCGTCCTCTCCTCGGCCATCTCACGCTCGATCCTCGCCAGGACGGCGACGAACTCGCCGGCGTCGCAGGGGAGCTCGAGCGGGCCGTCCGCCACGTACCCGtactcctcctcggcctcctccagcAGCGCCCTGAACAGCGGGTGGTTCACGCACTCCGTCCTCACCACGaacctctccctcgccgcccctccgccgccgccgccgccgccgacgtacACCGCGAAGCTCCCCTCCGGCGGCTCCGGCCAGCCACCATTCCTGTGCTTGGACAAACACCTGTCCAGCAGGGCCTTCATGATCACTCCCTGCTTGTTCCTCACACCTCTCTCCTTCATCAACACAACAGCAAATTAACCAAAGCTTATCTGAACACAACTATCCTATCTAATTTACAACTTAGTGAAGGTTGGGTTGTATTAATTAGCTGATCAAGTGTTGCTAATTGCTATGGCCTTGTCCTTAAGTGACATCAGATCAAACTGAGATAAGATGGTTAGTGATCAAAGTTTTGGGAGGGGGTCAGCTAAGACCTGGCCTGAAGAAAGAGTGTTGCACTTGCACCCCTGCACCATATATAGACTGTACTGTGTGGGGCcttcattttattttaattatttggtGTGTGTGACAATTAGGAGTAAGATTGTATATTTGGTGTAGATGATGAGATCCTGTGGGTCTTTCCTAATCCTACCCATCATTAGATATTTAATCCATGGTTAGGTTAATTTTTACCATCTTGTCCTCATATTGCACAAGGGACCTGTTCTTGACAAGGGTTGTGTTGGCAAGATGGCACCATGTTTTGTGAAAACCAGATTATATTGCAAGGGTAAGTTAGTAATTTCACATCACGTTGAAGACCTTTGTGTACTTGACCGTGGTACCGGTTCAAAGTTTAGGATGGAATTGACAAAACTGAAAATTTGTTTAGTGTGAAGCTAAAATGGCTAATGCGAAACCAGAGGTTGGACAGGATTCCACCATCTCATTGTCAACCCACTTAATATCCAATGTCATCAGGGCAATAATACACATGTTAGTATAAGATCATAAGAAAAATGTCACTTTATTGGTTGCAAGTTGACTTGGAGCTCTGCATCGGTCAGCAAGTTTAAGTGAAACTCTCCAACCATGACTAGTTTACTCTAATGAATTTCCTTCTTCAGAATCTGCCTTTTCATTTCTGTCAGCTTGCATCGAGATCTGTCTGAAGGATTCAGAGAACGGCACATCGACATCCTAAATCTGCCCAAGGGTTTAACACCTAGATCAGTGCATGTCTTAATCCTGTGAGATTAGTTTAGAATTCTTGTCTTGATTAATGGTGCTCTAATGACACCTTGACCGACAATGAGCACCACTTGTCTTGATTTCTGTGGTGCAAAATGATACTAACAAACAATAGTAAAGTAAGGGTTAATTTGCGAGGTAGAGTAAAAGATTGTTCGAACAAGACATTGTTTAGATTAGATAAAATCATAAAATACAATTCATTTCGTCGTTTAGCGTGCTAGTCTACTTCACCTTCCATCATCCGCTCAACGGTGAAATTTTTTTATCGCCCAAACCAGCTATTATTACCGCGGAATTGCGTATTCTACTCTATCTTTGTCAAATCACTCCACGATAATATGCTTGTTAATTCACCTGGTAATGCTGTCTTTTATTAATTTGGAAGGTTGGACCCCCTACTGCAAATCTGCAATGATGCAGATTTTTCCTGCGTGCTGAATTTTGTGCTCTAATGGTGGATTGTGATAGCGATTTGCACCATTTTGTGCGAAGAACTTACATGAATCAGATAGATGAAAAACCTCGAGCTGTCAGATGATGCTGGAGAGGCATATGCTATTCTCCTGAAAGCTCAACTGcctgaagtctgaactctgaacatgTTGTTCAGTTGGCCTCGTTTTCTCACCTTTGCTGGAACAGGGGTAAATAAATGGTGACGAATTGATACCAGAAGAAAgtgtggtaattaattaattaaaaagcaTAATTAACAAGCTCAAATCACGATGCTCAATATAAtaattactctttttttttgttcttcctCGAACTCGAAGAACGCACACCGTCTCCCTCTCGACTGTGACTCTCCCCGTGTTTGGGCCGCACGAAATCGAGATCAGAATCCGTTCCGGCCCAATGAGTAGCATGGGCCGCACATAAGTCTAATCCTACTCCTTTGCAGAAGAGCGTTCCACCACCGCGTCCGACCGCCGacgcgaccggcggcgaccctCCCTCTTCAGCCGTTCGCCGGACTTGCGGCCAGACagatccccttcgccgccgggaGCAAGATCAGGCGGTGTCCGCGGCGGGGCTCGTCGGGATCTGCCCCCATCCATGGTCGCGCGGCGCCGCTTCTGACTGCTCCGCCCCCGCGTTGATGCGCTGCCCGCGGCATCGAGCCGCAAGGTAATTCCTCGTCGGAGCCCTCCTATTCGCAGCAAATTAGACAAGCAGATGTTCATCTAAAGCGTTGGGGGTTAGAAATTTCGGAAACTGATTGGTCTCGTAAAGCGTCTCCCTCCCCAGACTCTAGAGAGTGATGGGATTTGGGGGGGGGATGATTATGCTGTACAGGAGTAGTTTGATAGCAATGTTAGTGGTAGAAGTGAATAATCTTGTATGGTCTGATGTTGTGTTTGCTGGGATGTTGCATAATGGtgtgtctctttttttttactgcttGTGTAGGTTTTTGTCATATTAATCATGGTGCTTAGCAAGGTTGAAGTGAACTTGATAAGGCTGCTTGAGGCAGCTCCTCGACAGCAGAACCAGACTAAGCTTGTCCATGTAAGTGTACCTCGTACGGTTTTTTCTTAGATACGAATTTTTCCGTCATGCTTTGTTTATGTTAATAGGCTAATTATATACCTTTAGTTAGGAGAACAAAGAATCCCTCAAGTGAgtatttttgtgtgtgtgttgaaAGTAAGAAGGGAATATTTCTGGATTACCTCATGTGTTTCAATTTTAGCACTTACTAGTAGCTAATGCATGTTCTTTTTAATCTTCTTCTCTATCATTTTGAATGGAATCTGTGGTTGCACTGAGATTCTCCAATCAACTGCAGTATGTAACCACAGCCAGGGAACTGTTGGAGCAGCTAGGATCAGAAACTACTCTAGAAGGGATATCAAGGTATTCATTCATGTTTTATTTGTTCTCTATAGCACTACACATATCTTTGGGAATATCGACATGTTGGCTGTAGTATAATCTTCAGTCTGTGACCCAGCTATAATCTGTTGAGCATCCATACTTAAAAAGCACTCCAGTTAGTATATGACAAGGCAAAAACCACCAAATCTCTGATCCAATATAAAACTGTTATAGGTGAATCTGATCTCTAGATCCTACACTGTATTTCATGACACTAATATGACCAATTCAgtgaattgttttttttgttaaaagaCTACTGGATGCTAATTTTGTTTACATGATGCTGCTAGTTTGCTTTGGTGGATGGTGTGTTCATACTTTCAACCTCTGTACATGAATGAATCAGGCATAATCTACTGTAATACTATTCAATGAGCGCAAAAATTTGATGCACTAACTACTTAGCTACACGTATCTTAAGTTAGTTCCTAGTCAATAATTGATCTTCTTCTACTAGTATAATTCTTTAGTATGCACCATGCTTTCCCACATGATAAATACTCTGTGGGAGAGCATTGCATATTTTGTAGCTCTGTTTTCATTTGGTAGCAGTTGTTCTTGAAAATCTCAATACTCCTTTAAAGATATGCTTTTCTGTGCGTGCGAAAAGAACAGTTATATGAATGTTTACAACGTAAATTTTAGTCACCTTCCTTCATTTTGATGAACCTCAGTTTATTATGTAGATTCCTGGATTTTTGCTACCTTTTCCATTAGCAATCTTATACCTTGTTTAATTGTCCTGTTACCCAGTGGAGCAGAGCAAGCATTTACCTACattgagttttcttttttttttttgtgttacttgtgtaatataatatttttcccCATGATCAAACGATGTTCATTCATGAATTTCTTCTTTGTCCAGTGTATCAAAAGCTAAGACAAGTGAGTATTCAGAAAAGATTGAAGCATTGGCTGCCCGGCTTGCTGCTCCAGAGGTATGCTGTTGTCGTGCTAATATCTTAAATTCCTCAATTGATACTTCAGTTCTTTTTTTGGGTGTGGGGAATAGTTCAATTGAATGCAAAACCACCAACTGCAGCATATGGTTTACTTAGTTTTTTCTTCAAACAAAATCAACTTACTTTTCAGAACATATGCAGCCACAATAACTCAGATGGATTATActtttgtttgatttttcttttgttcagcCAGAAAATGAAATGCCAGTTGATGAGAATAGAGAGGTAGAAAGCTCTTATGAAGGAGATAAGCCAGGAAGTCCAATATCATTATCATCAGGATTACGTAGGAGACCaatgtaagttttaaaatttgtatgttTCTTTTTCATAATTATTACAATTAGCGAGCTAATAATGGATGTAAATTGTATGTTCTTTTACATATGTTTGATGAATTGTAACTGAACACATTTATCTTTTCTATGGACCCTTTGTATATTACTAAATCCGGTTTGAATGAATTTGTATGTACTGAACTTAGATGGACTATTTATGTAAGCTTTGCAGACTTGAATTTTGATGTATGGATTGTGATTGATGTTCatatatttatccaaatcaccatgtgtttttttttagcgTGGAACTCATTTTTTCTGACGGTGGATGATGGTTTTTCCTGACGGGTCCACGTCAAAAATAAGCTTTCACAAACCTGACGccagttgattttttttgtgagcCAACCGACAGGAATTCCCGACAGAAATGATATTTCTGTCAGGAAAACGACAGAAAAACTTATTTTCTCCGTGGTCTTTTTTCTGTCGGCAAACTCTGACGGTGCACCCACAGAAAAGTATTTTCTGACGGTAATTCATATTATTCTGACGGTTTTCGGCCTACAGGGTAGACCTCTtgatcttctttttcttctcatcaTCCTCCTTCTTGTCTTCCGACGACTGTGGCCGCTCAGCACGGTTCTTCTGCCTGTCCATTGGAGCTTAATTTGCTAGCTAACTAATAACTATAGCTAATAGCTAGGCGCTGGCTAACTCGATCGAAAAGAGCTGCTTATCCCACAGCTTGTCTGCAGGTTGCGATGACCTATATTTATAGTCAGTGTACATCGATCATTGAATTGATCTTTGTTCATGCTTACCTTTAATTTGCTTCTGACTTGCTGCATTATATATAATCCAGGTCTTGAGATGACCAGATCAGTGCGGCGCATGGATGTGTCAAAAGAGATCACTGAACAAGTATAGTACATGCACGTGAACTAGCTAGCTACTGTAAAATGGATCGGAGTACATTGCGACAGAGAGCACATACGTACTGTGAAACAAATTAAACATCATAATCTAATTCTTGCACTTAAATGTCCAAATGCTAGTTTCTCGCAATCTCTGGTTGTAGCAGAAAGAGCCTTAATTTTGGATCTTAAGAGCTGCTATTATTACTTGATGACGAGAAGTCTCTGTACTTTAATTAGCCGTGCATCCAACCAAAGAGTGCCTCCATGCTGGTTCTCATTTCGGTTTAGAAGAAAACGGAGACGGCCCAGCAAACCAAAACGACCCATCTGTGAGCATTTAATTTGCATGTGTACGCCTTACGCATTTCTTcgctaaaaaaatagttaaaatttttcGGGCTTGGTTTTGtatatatatctctctcccTGCCCAAGCTCGTCCAATAACTATCgtgggccttttttttttgccagacTTCTTCGGCCCCGGGGAGGCAAGCCTAGGGACAATGCATATTTATAAATGAACAATAATCCAAATGATTTaagttatttatatatattattatacgGTTGGTCAGTGTTGGAGAAATTTATTACTtctttccaaaacaaattaACCAAATATAAAATGTTTAAATTCATAATATTATGATGTATCGCATCTCATATTTAATTGGTTTATTGTAAGATAGAGGGAATACTATTAGGTACGCTTGATCATGTGGTGTGTGCCTTGCATTCATATGAATACTACTCTCTTCGTCccttaatataagagattttgatattttagttacactgtttgactactcgtcttatttaaaaaatttgtgcaaatataaaaagcgaaaagttgtgcttaaagtactttggataataaaataagtcacaaataaaataaataataattccaaaatttttttgaataggacaaatggtcaaacagtgcaagcaaaatatcaaaatcccttatattaagggacggagagagtagtattcATATCAAATGGACCAAATAGAGGCAGCTGATAGATATAGGGATATGCTACACAAAGACAAGCTCAATGTTTGTGTGGTGTGATGTAATCTTAGGAGTGAGCCCATGAATAGTGGGATAATGTTAAAGCAATTCGCACAATGCTATTGCTATGGCTAGGATTTAAGTAACCATAAGATAGGGCCacatgagataaaaaaaatacttcagcTCTTGTTTATGAGGTGAATGAGAgagataaaaatattttaattttgtttgtgaTAGACCTTAAGTATAATGTGCACCATAAACTAATGCTACTTACCACAATATATGTGACTTATTTTATAagtgtaattattattttaagattatatttttcataaattattATTGTTGCGCTAACGCCATATCGATCAAAAAAAGTGAGCAGAGGGGAATATGCATGATATATAGCATATCACGGGTATGATTTTgactgctagctgctgctgtaTGTATGATAGGCACAAAGCTGGTTGGCCATGCATGTACTGCGTTTGCGTGGTCCATTTGACCAGATCGACGTGAGCCAAAGCTTAAGTGCGGTATCTCCAATAGGGAAGTTTTTTTTGCTAGTATCATAACACTTATCGTTTTGCTAAAACTGAAATCAAACTTTGTACAGCTTTAACTatgaacaaaatttaaaatatttattttagaagcatggaaactatatgtatatattaatattgaaatatactttaataaaatcatacattcatgatatttatttaaatattgTAATAGAAAATAGTGATAAAGTTGCTTCTTAAGATTGTGTCCCTTGTTCAAAACAACAAGCATATTTTTAAatggtactacctccgtcccatataaaTTATAATTCTAGATGGTTGCATATATTAaggattgagaaaaaaaaactataatcgATGCTCCTTATTAAATGTTCTATATATAGATAAAAGTGGAGGGGTAGTTGAGGGTAAAATAGAGATAAATTTGAATGAGAAGTGATTAATGAGACCATTAATACTATATTGtgataattattttgggacaaatttaaatcctagaaatataaCTATTATAGGACAGATAGTAACTAGCACTctttttaaaactaattaatATGGGTGTTAAATGCTGCGTGCATCTTGGAATGCgttatatataggagtatactACTAGTAGCTTGTGTGCCTATAAATATAATCGTATGTCATATTTAACCATATTAATTGTGATATATATTATCACGATTGCATGCATGGTCAATATAattcttttatttattaattaatgtAAGAGTTTCTAGTATTTAGAGTAAACGCGATGTTacttttattttactatgtttataatatatatagtccAGTATATATATGTGATACATTGGTTGACAAACTTAGTATTACTTAAAAAAAGATGACATCAATAGCAGTTTATTTCACGTACGGTAGATCAATGCGGCATACGTTGCTAGACAAAACTAGTGCGTAAAAAGTTTCGAGCACACGCAGTCATAATAATGCAGTAATGCAGATGACCAAGGTGAATGGGGtagtgcatgcatatatacactTGGTCAACTCTGTCGTATACAGTAGTAGACATGTAAAGTACTAAACTTTATTCGGTCTCGTCATCGATATATCGTCATACTACTTTACTGTAGTTCATCAGCTCTGCATTTGCATATGCATGCAGATATGATTCGACGACCAAAAttaattaaggctgtgtttaatcCAAAGtttgatccaaacttcagtcattttttatcacatcaacctgctataaacacaacttttcagtcatatcatctccaattttaaccaaaattcaaactttacgctgaactaaacacagcctaaggtgATGTCAACCACACGACGAAGACGCGCGATATGAAGCGGTCCTTGTTGGGATAAGACGTACTACGAGCGATCCTTTTGGACCTCATGGTCAGTACTCCGCATATCCGTACTGACGATTATATTGCTGGATGGAGCGGCTTGTTGCATTTCATTTCCAGTAGATATAGATTAAttgtttatttctttattttttttcttaaaaatccAGTTAATTAGATTGCACAGATGGTTTTATATATGATCTTCATTTTGGACGTCAACGAAATTACAGGAGAGTGAATCGTGTTAGCCTAGATAAAGTATGGTTGGGCTAGTTTGCCCATATAAATATAGTTTCCGTTTGGTCCACTATGAACTCTGCTTGTCTACctaccccaccaccaccacccttttctctcccttggTGAATaatccaactttttttttcgcgaaaTACATTACAGACGGAGACACTCATATATACAAACGTGCGCATGTACCCTATATATCTCtatgaaatatacaaaaatgcCAATAAGGAGTACATGACATAAAAATTGCAAATTAGCTCCATCAGCATAGACTACGACCTTCTTTTTTGAAAGTCATGGGGATACGCAAATGCAAAGCATTCGAGTGGCTAGttatctactccctccttccctaaatgtttgacgccgttgacttttttaaacatgcttgaccgttcgtcttattcaaaaacttttatgaaatatgtaaaactatatgtatacataaagtatatttaacagtgaatcaaatgatagaaaaagaattaataattacttaaattttttgaataagacgaacggtcaaatatgtttaaaaaagtcaacggcgttaaacatttggggatggagggagtaatatagaATTTGGACGGAGGACACATAAACTACTATTGCCCTCTCTGCAAATATACCTTCGAAACTTACTTCCATCTCCACACGAAAGGCAGATACACAAGTATCTGGAACATATTAGCAACTTGGATCGGCTGCGAGGAGGGACTTCTGAAAGGTTACAAATACGGTGCACAAGTACGTGGAGTGCCCACCTAAAGGTCCTGTCTAGACCTATGATGGTGAGGCGAAGACTGAGGCACAGTTACACGCTGTTCTATTATGAGCATGAATGGGATGATGTTGCGTGCCGGGCGGCTGGCTTGGGTCGCTGTGTGTCAACCTCGGACGACCCAATAGATAGTGGAACCCgattagagcaaggataatagtgagatatgcttatgtggaggagagagaaaaaaaggtgttggctctcatgcaagagctagctttgCACGTgctccaagacaaatacattaaatgtataaaTGAGAGAAAAAGATAGGAGAAGAAAAATCAAAGATAATCTTAGAGCTAGCTCTGCACGTGCTGTTTTTCGGAAAAACccctttattttttatctttataGCGCTACCTCTAGAAGcggaattttcttttcttcgcaTTGTATTTCTGTGAAATAGGAGGGCTTTTTCAGAACAAACACAACAGGGTGTTGTCCAGTCTGAGGACATATGCGATATTTTGTGCAAATacgaggagtttttttttttttgcaaaatagccTTTTAATGAAACCGGCTCCAACCCACGGTGCAGACCCATAGCGCCTAAAATTGCGTTTGGCCGGTTACCGCCTACAAGCGGTCACTCGTGCGCGCGCGAGGAGCCAACTACAGCAAATGGGCGACGTGTAAATTTACGGGatagctaaaaaataaaaaacatgagAAAAAGGGTACGGTTAGGCTGGTTATTGATTGATGATACCCCATCTACCATGGGGCATAGAGAGAAACAACCAAGCAAGTGGTTGTGCCGGCTCAGGTACGCACGGAGCCCAGCATTGAGACCTCATACATCTACAACAGTTGGTATATATAAGCAGTAGATGGAAATACATTGAAATCCCTAAGTTAAGGAGCTGCAAAGACAGATGAAGTAGCACTGCAAAACAAATGTCCCTCTTAGGAGGATGAAATGGACTACATAAACACGAGTTTCTTAGTGCCCAAATATATCAACCACAAAGTTCTGTAATTGAGCATAGCTGCCCCTGATTTTAGATATGCAGACCACAGTGAATGATTTTCTTACAAGTTCCAAGCTAAGATCATTCTACAGTTAAACTCATGATCTCACCATAATACGCTGGGTTTTCTCTGGGTTGACAAATACACTGATTATATTCATGAAAATCATTAAGCAGTGCAATACTACCTACATGACTCAGCGACACACAGAAGGCAACGACGGACGAAGTTATGGCAGAAACACTCTTAATTTTGTAAGTGTTTTTGTATTTGGAAGATCAACAAATCTTCTTTTGGATAGGGAAGGTCAACAAATCATTTGCTCAAGCTTAATGTTCTCGCAATATCTTCTCATTGTAAGTGATAAAACGAAACCTGTTAGAAACTTCCGTTTGAAAGAACATGTTATTGACCCTAAGGAAAGAATGTGGTATTGAAGCATTCCAATCAACACAATAAGTTATTAAACAGTTGCTATGATCACAAAAATGTTCGTTCTTTTAGAAATCAAGGTACAAAGGAAAATATCTGGTTTCATGTTGGAGACATGGCAGCATCTGATTCATATTCATGCGGATAAATCAGTTATCACATCTTCTGATTATGTAGAGCTTGTTTTTATACACTCAACAAGCTGCAACCAAATGTCAGTTCGACCAAAGTGTTCTGCTCACATTTCCTAATTAAGTATGTCCCTGTTTCAGCTAATATATAAAAGAGCACTCTATAAAGCAACCAACCTCATCCTCAGTTTTTGTGATTTCTGAAATTTGCTTCTTTCCTCTAAGAAGCGGCTAAGTTCAATCCCTAAGATTGAACCAGATTATCAAATGAGAGACACGCCAAGATGTGTTAGCTGCTCGATTTACACGGTTTCTCTAGAATTTATGTTAGCCGTACAAAAGAAAATTAACCAGTTGTATTAGCACTATCAGTTGTATTATCACTGTGTAATTAAGTACACCTCTGAAAACCTGGCGAATTTTGTTTCACATTTACCTGCCCCTGCAGAGAATTGTGGTGTTGAGATTGCTTGAAGTAGGTCGAGGTAAGTAATTATCTGAAACATGAATAATAGCACGTACAGTTTTGCATCAATTTAGGGTTGAATTAACATTACGATCAAGAGCTGGTGGCGGAAGTAGGGCCACCAGGGGCGTAACCGCCACTCTGTGCTGCAAGGACGGAGCGACGTACGCATGGCGAGATGAGGCGAGGTGGTTGGCAAAGAAGACGCGGCGTTGATTGAACCGCTCCTTGCCGGCCGTCCAAGTGGTGAAAGGCGGACGGCGGAGGTCGGCGCGAGGACCAGCAGATTCAAGTGCAGGTTTAGCATCGACGGCAGATCAACCGGTGGCCGGCAATTGAGCGGGGTGCGGGAGTGGAGGCAATCCAGCCGGGTTCACTCGACGATAATGACTTgaagccggcgacggcgcggtggaaGAGCCGTTAGCGAGGGAAGAGAGGATGTGGCGCTGCGGGTGGGGGGCGCGGTGGCACGATGGTCGGCGAATCGCGGGCATGGGCGGGTTGGAGATTGGTGGCGGCGATTATGGAGTCGGActcgggaggggaaggggaaccTGCGGGGTAGGAAGAGGTTGGAGGTGGGATGA encodes:
- the LOC136351286 gene encoding protein SMALL AUXIN UP-REGULATED RNA 12-like, coding for MKERGVRNKQGVIMKALLDRCLSKHRNGGWPEPPEGSFAVYVGGGGGGGGAARERFVVRTECVNHPLFRALLEEAEEEYGYVADGPLELPCDAGEFVAVLARIEREMAEERTVGCAGGLVFRLHPAAHLMLVAPATPPPMIVG
- the LOC9269842 gene encoding uncharacterized protein isoform X1: MVLSKVEVNLIRLLEAAPRQQNQTKLVHYVTTARELLEQLGSETTLEGISSVSKAKTSEYSEKIEALAARLAAPEPENEMPVDENREVESSYEGDKPGSPISLSSGLRRRPMS
- the LOC9269842 gene encoding uncharacterized protein isoform X2; amino-acid sequence: MVLSKVEVNLIRLLEAAPRQQNQTKLVHYVTTARELLEQLGSETTLEGISSVSKAKTSEYSEKIEALAARLAAPEPENEMPVDENREVESSYEGDKPGSPISLSSGLRRRPM